One window of the Mytilus galloprovincialis chromosome 14, xbMytGall1.hap1.1, whole genome shotgun sequence genome contains the following:
- the LOC143058118 gene encoding blue-sensitive opsin-like, whose product MSCNATENTIEYHHELIAAQTPPWFHLTSGLILLISGVGSFISNGSVIFVFLIKERTRITRSNMYIATICCLNLIMTTLASMLLLTMISVDRYIYVVQPNLAKYLSTTTSIMSIIVCCLITFGFAISPLLGWNQYTYEGVGTSCAIDLVGDSNNGESFILALFATYFVMPVSVMIFSYGNVYAKVGISYKVFL is encoded by the exons ATGTCATGCAATGCAACAGAAAATACTATAGAATACCATCATGAACTCATAGCTGCACAAACGCCAccttggtttcatttaacttctGGTCTGATACTTCTTATATCAGGGGTGGGATCTTTCATTTCGAACGGTTCTGTCATTTTTGTATTTCTGATTAAAGAAAGGACACGTATAACTAGATCAAATATGTATATTGCCACAATTTGTTGTTTGAACTTGATTATGACAAC TCTTGCATCAATGCTTCTTTTAACCATGATTTCCGTTGACCGGTACATATATGTTGTTCAACCAAATTTAGCAAAATATCTGTCAACCACAACAAGCATCATGTCTATAATTGTGTGTTGTCTCATTACATTTGGTTTTGCAATTAGTCCTTTGTTGGGATGGAACCAGTACACGTACGAAGGAGTTGGTACCTCGTGTGCGATAGATCTAGTTGGAGATAGCAATAACGGAGAATCATTCATCTTGGCTCTTTTTGCTACATACTTTGTGATGCCAGTTTCGGTGATGATATTTTCATATGGAAATGTGTATGCAAAGGTTGGTATATCCTACAaagtatttttgtaa